CCGGGTACGGGAATTTCCCGGTAGTCCTGTCCCCGCAGACCGTCGGCGATCACCACCGGGCATCCCAGGGGGAGGAGGGAGAAGCCGTTCTCCGCCGCCGCGGCCAGGTGGTCCGCCGCCTGGGAACGCCGCCCCCGGTAGAGGGTGTTGGCGTCGGTAGCGAAGGGGAGGCCCCCCCTTTCCTTGACGAGGCGGGCCACGGCGGCCACATAATTGGGCCTCAGGAAGGCCAGGTTTCCCGGTTCCCCGAAATGGACCTTCAGGGCCACCAGGCTGCCCTTCAGAGGTAGGTCGTCGAGCCCCGCCGCCAGGACCAGGGCCTCCAGCTTCTGCAGGAGTCCCTGGTTGGGACGGGTACGCAGGTTCGTGAAGAAGACCCGGGACATGGGAACACCACCCCTTTGGAGGAAATGGAAAGATGCCCTATCCTAGCTCTTGGTACCCGAGGAGGACAGGCATGGACAGGAAAAGACCGGAGCCGCAGCTCCTCTGCCGCCGGTTTCTGGTGGAGGGGCGAGTGCAGGGAGTGGGGTTTCGTCGGGCCGGGGCGGAGATGGCCCGGGGGCTGGGGCTGGACGGATGGATCCGCAACCGGGGGGATCGGGTGGAGGTCCTGGTCCAGGGAGCCCCGGAGGCGGTGGGTGCCTTCGCCCGCTGGTTGGCCCAGGGGCCTCCCTGGGCTCGGGTGGGTTGTGTGAAGACGTGGGAGGAGCACCCCGTTCCCTCGGGGTTTTGCATCCTCCCCTCGGTGGAGGAGGAAGACGGATGAGCACCCAGAGGCTTGAAGGCGTGGAGGCGGGGAAGGGCAACCGGGTGAAACTGGTCCTGGGGGAAAACCCCTTCCACCCCGCAGGGGGCGGCCAGCCCGGGGACAGCGGCTGGGTGGAGGCTCCGGGGCTTCGGTGTCGGATCCTGGATTGCCGGATGGAGGAGGGAGCCCCCGTCCTCCTGGGGGAGGTCCTGGAGGGGACCCCCGTCCCGGGGGCGGAGGTGGAGGCCCGGGTGGACGAGGAGCGCCACCACCTCCTGGCCCGGATGCATTCCGGGGAGCACGCCCTTTCCCGGGCCCTGGAGAAGAACGTGCCGGGACTTCGGGTCTTCAAGGTGAACGTGGACACGAAGGAGAGCCTCATCACCCTCCGCTGGGAGGGGGAGCTGACCTGGGAGGTCCTCTTCGCCGCTGAGGCGGAGGCGAACGGGGTGATCCGGGCGGACCTGCCCGTGACCACCCGGGTGTTCTCCCGGGAGGAGGCCCGGGTGGACCCGGACCTGAAGGCCAACTGGGATCGTCTGGAGGGGGGAAAAGAGGCCCCGGAGTCCCTGCGGGTGGTGAGCCTGGGGGACTACGACAAGGTAGCCTGCTGCGGTTCCCACGTGGAGCGCACCGGGCAGATCGGCGGGGTCCTGATCACGGGTTTCAAGGGGACCGCCCCCCAGTGGGAGGTGCGTTACACGGTGCACCGGGACGAACTGTTGGAAGCCTGGAGCCGACCCCTGCGCCGCCTGGTCCGCCAGGTGGGAAGTCCTCCGGAGGAGCTGGAGAAGGTCTACGGAAGGCTTCAGGAGGAGCGCTCCGAAGCCCGGCGACTCCTGGACCGG
The sequence above is drawn from the Aminomonas paucivorans DSM 12260 genome and encodes:
- a CDS encoding acylphosphatase; the protein is MDRKRPEPQLLCRRFLVEGRVQGVGFRRAGAEMARGLGLDGWIRNRGDRVEVLVQGAPEAVGAFARWLAQGPPWARVGCVKTWEEHPVPSGFCILPSVEEEDG
- a CDS encoding alanine--tRNA ligase-related protein, which translates into the protein MSTQRLEGVEAGKGNRVKLVLGENPFHPAGGGQPGDSGWVEAPGLRCRILDCRMEEGAPVLLGEVLEGTPVPGAEVEARVDEERHHLLARMHSGEHALSRALEKNVPGLRVFKVNVDTKESLITLRWEGELTWEVLFAAEAEANGVIRADLPVTTRVFSREEARVDPDLKANWDRLEGGKEAPESLRVVSLGDYDKVACCGSHVERTGQIGGVLITGFKGTAPQWEVRYTVHRDELLEAWSRPLRRLVRQVGSPPEELEKVYGRLQEERSEARRLLDRLRPFLALPFREEPRGEASFLRLVLPGLPLDLITGPCKETIQEDPKRLVLALLPDEGERSPFLVCRGAGLTGDLKGWLKGHPELAARGGGSPDWISGVTQERDPEKWAKALKEVL